In Serinicoccus marinus DSM 15273, the genomic stretch AAGAGCGGACACGTCACCTTCGAGATTCATAAGTTCAAGGTAGGTCTGGTCCACGATCACCAGACCATCGAAGTTGTCGCCTCGCCAGAAACCGGGATCCTCTTCGAAGAGCACGTAACTGAGGGCCGAATCCTCGGCCGGAGTTCTGGCAATTACCTCACCTGCGGCGTGCTCAAGCTTCTGGGTTTCAATAGATAATCCGCCCAGCCTCGTCACGACGTGGGACGACAGCGGCTCCCAGGTCTCTAGGCCGCGCGCCTGTTGCCGCTGCACGTGGACCGAGACCACCAGTGCAGGCAGTGCGAGAGCGACCGTCACCATGGTCAAGGATCGGAGGACGTCCGCTGCCCTTTTGTGCCCTCGCCGCGGGACACTGCGTTCGGCCAGGTGCTGTGCCCGGGGAAGGTTGAGCAGTGTGCTCAGCGACGCTGATAACACCCCCCCAACTACCAGCGCCCCTACCAACGTCGATGAGATGACGAGGTAGCCAGGCAGGTGCTCTGGTCCGCGCCGCACGAGCAGGAGTGCCCAGGCGCAGACCGAGACCAGCAGACCGGCCGGCGCTGCAAGACGCAGGAAGGCACGTCCTTCGTAGAGGACCACACGGGTCAGCGGCTCACCGTGAAGGACCAACAGCGCCCTGCGGCGGGCGCGACTCGCGGACCAGGCCGCAACGGTAAGAACCAGGAGTAGCAGGCCCGCTAAGCTGGCCGGACCCGCCCCGGTGTCGAGCAGCACGGTCGCCCATACCGTGGGGGTTGAGACGCTATAGCTGGTGGCTGCCACGCCGATGCCGCCGAGGGCATCCTCGACCTCCGAGAGATCCGCATCGCTCGCCCCGACCAGGTAGATCTTTCCCGCCATGGAACTGCTGCCCAGGTCTGTCAGTGGGACTAGATCCCCCCGGAGGCGTCCGTCATACCAAGAGAATGCCCTGCGCTCTTCAGGTGCCTCCGGTCCAGCTACGAACAGGTCCCTAGCTCTGGCCGGCGACTCCGCCCCCACAACGGGCTTGACGATGAACAGGCCGCGGTCCGCGGCCACCCTCTCCAGAGTCGCAACAAACTCGCGCTTGGCAGGTGGCGGATCACCAACATCCACGCTGATGCTGACAGTCGCCCCCAGGGGTCGCAACTGCTCGTCAATGGCCATGAAAGTCGCTGCCACGTAGCATAGAAGTGCTGTTACAGCAGCAACGGCCGCTATCACGAGTTTGTTCACGATCTCCCTCTCCGACCGGCACGGTGCGGGCGACCCTTTTTCGCCCGCACCGCGCACCCCGCTCAGTTGGTGTTGCTGAATCAGCAGAGCCAGTAATAGTAACTCCTATTCCAGCTCCACCACAGGCCCGCCTCCGAGAAATTACCTGCAGCCGTCTGGATGCTCCTGCTCTCGGCACCATTCGGGTCTGTGACAGTAGACCCGTGACACTGCGACGGATGGTTGTACCGAGACACGGCTTTCTGCCAACTGTAACCGTAGCGCCACTCCCCACCTTCATTTGGGTACTCAACTTCGATGGCGTTCGACGGTGAAGCCCCCACTACCGAGAGCGTCCAAGCGAGCGTCAGCGCTGACACCCCCCCCCGGGGAACGGCACAACCATGTGCCTCAGAGTCTACGCAACCATGACAAAGCGTCCAGGTCCTTGTTCCGCAACACCCAGATTACTCCCAGTATATTCTCAGCCAACATGACCACTGTGTTCACCATGAGTGCCACTGCGACCGAACCGGAGGCCACCCTGCTGGTGGTCGAGGACGAGACCAACATCCGGGAGCTGCTTACCACGAGCCTGCGCTTCGCCGGCTTCGCGGTGCACGCGGCCGCCGACGGGCGCAGCGCGCTGCAGCTCTCCGGCGAGCACGACTTCGACCTCGCCGTGCTCGATATCATGCTGCCGGACATGGACGGCTTCACCGTGACCCGCACCCTGCGCGAGCGCGGCCTGGACCTGCCGATCGTCTTCCTCACCGCCAAGGACTCCCTGGACGACAAGATCAAGGGCCTGACCGTGGGCGGCGACGACTACGTCACCAAGCCGTTCAGCCTGGAGGAGGTCGTGGCGCGCATCCGCGCGGTGCTGCGCCGCACCCGGGTCGCCGAGGAGGGTGACGACCACGCGCTGCGGGTCGCCGACCTCGAGCTCGACGAGGACAGCCACGAGGTGCGCCGGGCCGGCAAGGTCATCGAGGTCTCCCCCACCGAGTTCAAGCTGTTGCGCTACCTCATGCTCAACCCCGGCCGGGTGCTCTCCAAGAGCCAGATCCTGGACCACGTGTGGGACTACGACTTCCGCGGCGAGATGAACATCGTGGAGTCCTACATCTCCTACCTGCGGCGCAAGATCGACGTCGTCGGCGAGCCGCTCATCCACACCAAGCGCGGCGTGGGCTACGTGCTGCGCGAGCCGCGCTGAGGCGGCATACCCCTCCCGTGCTGCAGCACCTGCGCCGCGCCGCCTACTCCAAGCTCCACCGGCTGTCCCTGACCCGACGTCTGGTGACCGTGCTGGTCCTGCTGGTCCTGGCGGCCTACCTGCTCACCACCTCGGTCACGATCACGATGCTGCGCGGCTACCTCGTGGACCGCGTGGACGCCGACCTCAAGACCTACATCGACCCGCTCGCGGAGCGGGTGTCGGCCCAGCTGCTGGAGGACGCGACCGGCCAGCAGAGCTCCAGCGCCGAGCTGTGGCTGCCGCCGAACTCCTACTACATCCTGCTCACCCCGGGGGAGCGCTCCTCGCGCACGATCACCCTCGCCTCCCGCGGCATGGACGACACGCCGGACCTGCGCCGGGTCGACCTCGACGACGACCGGCTCGGGACACCGTTCACCGTCGGCAGCACCGAGGGGGTGGGGACCTGGCGGGTCCTGGCGGTGCCGCTCGACGAGCGGCAGGACGTCTTCACCGGCACCATCGCGGTCGCGCTGCCGCTGGACGAGGTCGACAGCACCGCCCGGCAGCTGGCCTTCCTCACCGTGGTCATCGGCCTGACCACGATGGTCGTCGTCGGGGTGCTCGGGTGGTTCGCGGTGCGCCGCGCCTTCCGCCCGCTGAGCCGGATGGAGGACACCGCGGCGGCGATCGCGGCCGGCGACCTCACCCGGCGCATCCCGCCGCCCGGCGCGCGGGACGAGGTCAGCTCGCTCTCGGAGTCGCTCAACGGGATGCTCGCGCACATCGAGCACTCGTTCGCGGTGCGCGAGGCCTCCGAGCAGCGGATGAGGGACTTCGTCGCGGACGCCTCGCACGAGCTGCGCACCCCCCTCGCGACGGTCAAGGGGTATGCCGAGCTGCACCGCTTCGGCGCCATGACCGACCCCGAGGACGTCGCCGGGGCGATGCGCCGGATCGAGGACGAGGCCACCCGGAT encodes the following:
- a CDS encoding lactococcin 972 family bacteriocin — translated: MSALTLAWTLSVVGASPSNAIEVEYPNEGGEWRYGYSWQKAVSRYNHPSQCHGSTVTDPNGAESRSIQTAAGNFSEAGLWWSWNRSYYYWLC
- a CDS encoding response regulator transcription factor; translation: MSATATEPEATLLVVEDETNIRELLTTSLRFAGFAVHAAADGRSALQLSGEHDFDLAVLDIMLPDMDGFTVTRTLRERGLDLPIVFLTAKDSLDDKIKGLTVGGDDYVTKPFSLEEVVARIRAVLRRTRVAEEGDDHALRVADLELDEDSHEVRRAGKVIEVSPTEFKLLRYLMLNPGRVLSKSQILDHVWDYDFRGEMNIVESYISYLRRKIDVVGEPLIHTKRGVGYVLREPR
- a CDS encoding sensor histidine kinase — its product is MLQHLRRAAYSKLHRLSLTRRLVTVLVLLVLAAYLLTTSVTITMLRGYLVDRVDADLKTYIDPLAERVSAQLLEDATGQQSSSAELWLPPNSYYILLTPGERSSRTITLASRGMDDTPDLRRVDLDDDRLGTPFTVGSTEGVGTWRVLAVPLDERQDVFTGTIAVALPLDEVDSTARQLAFLTVVIGLTTMVVVGVLGWFAVRRAFRPLSRMEDTAAAIAAGDLTRRIPPPGARDEVSSLSESLNGMLAHIEHSFAVREASEQRMRDFVADASHELRTPLATVKGYAELHRFGAMTDPEDVAGAMRRIEDEATRMTRLVEDLLTLTRWDSQPEMAPTRVDLTVLASDVVQDARVRAPQRAVRLVPLDGAEPDAAPVVTGEDGALRQVLTNLVANALAHTPDGTPVEVAVGRTGERVVVEVRDHGQGLSDGTADRVFERFYRADKSRSRASGGTGLGLAIVAAIVGRHQGSVRHTPTPGGGATFRVELPADRRPGNS